The DNA sequence CTTTGTAATACGAAAAGAATTGGGCAAAGTCGATTTCAAATTTCAAATTTTCATGCGTAATTTCATACGCATCTTCAAAATTCAATTGAGCGGCTTCAAGTGCATTTTTAATCAGTTCCGGGATAGTCCGCCCCGTTGTAAATATTGAGTATTCTTCAGCATAAGCTGAAAATCCTGTTCCGGTTTTCTCGACTATTATTTTGATCTTTTCCTCAAATGTTTTCATTGCATTCATCCTTTTAAAAATTAATTCCTGCGTCTTTCAGAATCTTTTTCTCAAGTCCTTTGCCCACTTCCTGACTACCATGGTTAGGGAAAATTATTGTTCCTTCTTTACGATCATGTCTCATTTTGATATGTGAGCCTTTCTGTGAAACCGGATACCATCCATCTTTTGTCAAGAGTCGAAATAATTCTGAACATTTCATGTCATGCGTTCCTAAGTTTAAACATTGCAAAGGTAAGCAATAGTATAATTTAAGAAAGCTAAATATTTCTTCTCACATTTTGTGAATTTTCAAATCAGTTGATCGACATCCTGT is a window from the Bacteroidales bacterium genome containing:
- a CDS encoding helix-turn-helix transcriptional regulator, whose translation is MKTFEEKIKIIVEKTGTGFSAYAEEYSIFTTGRTIPELIKNALEAAQLNFEDAYEITHENLKFEIDFAQFFSYYKVINSKFLAEMIGMSPSLLSQYVQGEKKPSESETEKILGGIHQIGRELSEMNLIYKS
- a CDS encoding type II toxin-antitoxin system HicA family toxin, whose protein sequence is MKCSELFRLLTKDGWYPVSQKGSHIKMRHDRKEGTIIFPNHGSQEVGKGLEKKILKDAGINF